AAGGACGAGATCGTTATCACGGGGGAGAAAGAGGCCGTGGCGATGGCGCTCAGCCGCATACGAGCCATCTACGATGACAAGGTGTGTCCGCTGGTCTTTAGTTTGTACACAGTAAGCTCAAGTTCGTTGttcatttgaaatgtttcattgtCTTTAAAGCGATTATCTGCTGCGAGTGTTGCTAGAGATTAATATTAAAACATGTGatgtacagttgcaagaaaaagtatgtgaaccctttgggatttcttggatttctgcataaattggtcataaaatgtgttctgatcttcatctaagtcacaacagtagacaaacagtctgcttaaactaatacagcaaaaaaaaaaaaaaaaaaagatatgttttcatgtttttattgaacaaagcATGTAAACGTTCACAGTGCAGagtagaaaaagtatgtgaaccttttgatttaatgactggttgaccctcctttggcagcaataacctcaaccaaacgtttcctgtagttgcaggtcagacctgcacaacggtcaggagaaattttggaccattcctcttcacaaaactgtttcagttcagcaatattcttgggatgtctggtgtgcatcactctcttgaggtcatgccacagcatctcaattgggttgaggtcaggactctgactgggccactccagaaggcgtattttcttctgttgaagccattctgttgttgatttacttctatgctttgggtcgttgtcctgttgcatcacccatcctctgttgagcttcagttggcagatggtcttaagttttcctgcaaaatgtcttgataaacgtGGGAATTTATTTTTCCGTCagtgacagcaatccgtccaggccctgaggcagcaaagcagccccaaaccacgATGACCCCTCCACCATATTACACAGTTGGGaggaggttttgatgttggtgtgctgtgcctttttttctccacacatagcgttgggttttccttccaaacaactcaattctCGTTTcctctgtccacagaatattttgccagtagtgctgtggaacatccaggtgctcttttgtaaactttaaacgTGCAGCAATGGGTTTTTTTTgaacagcagtggcttcctccgtggtgttctcccatgaactccattcttgtttaatgttttacttattgtagatttgtcaacacaaatgttagcatgtgccagagatttatgtaagtctttagctgacactctaggattttTCTtaacctcattgagcattctgtgctgtgttcttgcagtcatctttacaggacgaccacgcctagggagagtagcaacagtgctgaaccttctccatttgtagacagtctgtcttactgtggacacatgaaaatcaaggcttttagagatacttttgtaaccctttccagcttaaTGAAAGTCagcaattcttgatcgtaggtcttctgagagctcttttgtgtgaggcatggttcacatcaggcaatgcttcttgagaacagcgaACTCAagactggtgtgtgttttttataggaaatccaagaaatcccaaagggttcacatactttttcttgcaactgaaACTGCAGTGAGTGTTTGATACTGCTGTGGTTTATGCCTCCGTTTTTAAAGTAAGCTGCTCCATCTCTTATGTGAGCTGTCTTGAAATGCCCaccccaaaaacaaaactactAAACagttttgcattattttaatgtaaaaataacaaaagatgtTGATTTATTATTTGTGGTTTATTACACTCAATGTCAGCTTTTTATTCTACAGCCAACTTTTAACAGACTTTTTTCTCCTAAAGTAGTGATTCAGGCGTCGTGTAGGcactgtttaaaaagtcataattcagCACCAGTATCggaaaaaacaaccaaaacccAACCCTAGTGAAGAATCTGTTTACAAGTAGGTAAACTACAGCTCCTGCATTCACAGAGCGAGTTCGCTGGCTTAAAGTCAGTAGGAACACAACACCAGCCTCACATTCGACCACTTTACTCCTCAGCCACAGATCACTTCTTTTACATTGCTGACTCATTTGATCTAATCTCCTGCTTTTTAGTCCCGTAGTTTATTTCACTCAAATGCAGATGCGATCACTCTTGGATTTCAAGCTTTTCTGAGATGATTCCCTGGCAAAGGTAACCttgcagaaagtgacaggaccaatcagcgacgaggggcagtactttcgggtacggcagagtcgtgacgtaagcaagcagcaacaagaggctggtgcgtTTATagtggaagagcttagtgtgggtgctgctatagcgtcagttttatcagaacttgacgacatttcttcgttaaaagaagaacaaagaacagcagtaagttgatttcttttcaaaaacaagaaaagtcgtatactgacatgtctacagttgccatggatGCATTAttcagttctctatggagcttACTCCTTGATAGGGGCGCACCTTgctagcggctacatcacgtgttttgttgctctgattggcccgtaaagatgtaacagacagaacgttcatccaatcaccccctgagtttttttgtttatttgtttgttttcaaaggctctgccctttcccaaatgctgtctattaGTGTTTTACCagctggatgtgtgaaacaaatccatctggcgtgtcaggttatggcAAAGGTGCATTTAAGGAAAAGGAAGATTTATTCAGATCTGTACggtaaaatgtttgaataaaaccaCCAGTTCAGAACAACTGCTGTGATAACAGCAGTTGTTCTGAACTGGTGGTTTggaacccaaaagtgggtcgtgaagttgtgccaggaaaaaaatgttgctaaagTTTATGATGTACAGACCCAAAGTAGACATACAGTacatccatattttttttttagcttttccTGTGATGACAAGTATATCTTTGCCTTTTCTCAAAAGTTCAACTTATTCCCAGAACTTTTTCttagatataaaaaaaataatttccccAAGATACTTAGGATATTCCTCAAGAAATTACCAAATAATCATGTTGTCTCTGTAAGTGgagtaaaagaaaatgtgtaCATGCTTGCCCCTTTGAAATAATGGgctttgttaaaatgtttgatcCATCCTGTCTGTTTGTTAAAccaattttctttaattttaggatccaatttttcatgaaataaatttgagtgactttacatttttaaaactttggttTTCAATTCCTCATATGGAGGTGGCGGTGGGTGttgatgcctgaccagttgagaaccgctgttCTAAAagtctgtttgatttttaatttttttaaaatccaaacttCAAGGAATACTTGTTTACAAATGTCCACAGATATTTTTGTAGGCATTGCAAGACATAAAGGTAAATAATCTAAGTAAATCCAGTCGTAATACCATCATATACATCACtgaaaatgggtcaaacatGTGATTAAACACTTGTTTCACTTGTTTGTTTGGGTTCCTACCTGCTGCTTGTCAAACATTTTGCGGTTGTAGATGTGTTCATGCCTACTCTTGGTCCATTTAATTCCGCTTTTTGACACAGTTTGTTTGTGAAACTGAGGTTTCAAATTTGCATTCTCAACACGAGTGCACAacaaaagatggatggatgaaagatgGAGGGGAAGAGCAACTTAGCGTGTGTTTACCAGATGAAACAGGTGATAGGCGAGCCGGAGATAACGTGGAGAGAAAATTGGATTTCCCGTGAGAACAACAGGATGAGAATGCTAATGTCGTTTAGTGGCATATGTACAGAAACAaattttctctgttgttttcttgcttTTCGATCTGTCATTTTCCTCCTTGTTACAACCTCCTTCCTCTTCCCCTGCTCAGTTCTTCTTTACCTGCTCTCTCCCTTACTGTCTTTTATTACGTCCTTTACCTCCACTCATCTTTTCTAACTTTCTCCCTGCAGAAGAGGAAGACCACAACCATCTCTGTGGAGGTGAAGAAGTCTCAGCATAAATACATCATTGGTCCAAAGGGAAACACTCTGCAGGAGATCCTGGAGACCACGGGCGTGTCTGTAGAGATGCCTCCTCTGGACTCTGGCTCAGAGACCATCATCCTCAGGGGGGAGCCCGACAAGCTGGGGCCGGCGCTTACACAGGTGTACGCAAAGGTGAGCGGGGAGGAAGAGGCTGGAAGTGCATGAGCTGTAAGAGTTAAGATGGAAAATTCCTTCATGCTAACATCAATCCTGTGAGTCTGTGTTGGTGAATTACAGCTCTATTGTAACTTGTATGTGCAGCTTTTCATTTGTCACAGTTATTTACTGCTTCTTTATTGCACCCTTGATCCCATGAAGGCTAAGAGTGTGATGGTGGTGGAGGTGACTGCTCCAGCCTGGCTGCATCGCTTCATCAtcggcaaaaaagggcagaacaTCGGACGGATCACACAACAGCTGCCCCGGgtaagaggagagggagagaagatcATAACACCAGGGataagaaaaatattaaaagaaaaaacaacataaagtgGTAAATAAATACTGCTGGAGTTAAAGAAGTGTGAAATCTAAAGGTAAAGGCAGCATTAGAGTAAACTTGTAGCAtggactgatgttttatttGCTTAAAAGCAGAACAGCAGAGGTCACAATGtcatttttccatctttgtttgtgtgtgggcGTGCAGGTTCACATTGAGTTTACAGATGGGGAGGAGCGCATCAGCCTGGAGGGGCCGACGGAGGAGGTGGAGCAGGCTCAGGCTCAGATACAAGAGATCATCAAGGACCTGGTGaggactctctctctctctctctctctctctctctctctctctctctctctctctctctctctcatacacAAACAATAGAAAAGGAAAACTAAGAAACAATATCCAGCCATAAGCCCATTTCAAGAAAATGGTTCAACAAACTCTGAGTAGAACCCCAAGCTCTAAGTTGATCTACCCTCAGATGAGAAACTCTGAGGTTTTGGTTTCAGAACAGTGGCTTTGAGTTTACTCTGAGCAGGTTCACACCCCACCATAAAAGACATCATTAATGGATGTTACATGATACACTGTCATAGTATTAAGATTAGAGTCATACATATAAATTctgatattaaagtaaaaagaaTTAGAAGATTCaagtgataaataaataaagatgtaaTGTCAGTCTGTGTCATGTTGAAGGGTGATATACACTGtccatccaaaaaaaaaacggtCATCGGGGAGCAGGTgacctagtggtttaaggcactcCCCGTGTACGTgggtggcccaggttcgaatccggcctggggccctttaccgcatgtctcttccccactcttgaccctgtttccgactctgtccactgtccatTCTCCTCTATCTaatgaaggcacaaaaatgcccaaaaataaatcttaaaaaaaaaaaaaaaaaagtcatcacCTGGATTTAATTAGGCAAATAGTTAAGAGCCTCCCGGTGAATAATAATGTTTCAATAATTTTTTCTTCCCtgatggcacgggcatattccaagatgacaacgccaGGACTCGTCTgtctcaaattgtgaaagagtgggtCAGGGAGCATGAAACATCATTTACACACACAGAGTCCAgacttaaccccattgagaatctttgggatgtgtgGGAGAAGACTTTGCACAGCGGTCTGACTCTCCTAttatcaatacaagatcttgatGAAAAGTTAATGCAACTCTGGATGGAAATCTGAACCAAAACAAGATTCATGCTAGAAGAGGAGCCtgagagattggccaaagaagaatgggctgggattcctcaggagacgcATCTGAAACTTCCAGCAACAAGGAGACACAATAGGCTATTAGCATCAAGGGGTTTagaattttgaccctggtagttttttttatttttgtaaaataattttgtttctgtgtgcaaattaaaataatgtaagcatccaaaataacaCTAGAATGTTTGGAAAATTACTACTTAAATGATACTTAAAAATGTCATAATGGGCTAAAAATTTCCTCCTCATTTGTAGCAGCAGCTCAACTTTCTAAACAAATTGAAAGataaaatcaaatgaaacaaatgaaacaaaaacaaggacaTACAGTTAAGTAAATACACCTTAGAAATAGAGAATCAGCTTTAATGATTAATATCACTGGTGATTAAAATGCAGTGATAAATCTTAATCTCTCTGCAGCTGGTAAGGATGGACTACACTGAAGTCATCATCGACcagcgtttccacagacacctcATCGGAAAGAACGGAGCCAACAGTGAGTCTCACTGATTTAGTTTTTACCCTCACATCTGATGAAATGTTTGGATATTTGTACGCTTAATCATCCTATTAATACTCCACCTGATTTAGTCTGACTTTTGGTGGGGTGTAAGATGAATCTGGCTGAttattgtgagcctttaaaggCAGTCAGAGATTCACTATAATCTTAATTTATGTGTTTTAATAACAGCTGAGATCAGAAACTTTTAAAGTTTAACCTTACAAAGTGTTCGATCCAcaaatctgtgttttttcattgttttccaaCCTCCTGTTATCTCCAGTCAACCGGATCAAGGAGCAGTACAAAGTCTCAGTACGGATCCCACAGGACTCTGAGCGGAGTGGTCTGGTCCGGATTGAGGGAGACCCAAAAGGGGTCCAGCTGGCGCGCAGAGAGCTCATTGAGATGGTCCAGAGGATGGTGAGGAATTGGTCAAAGCATAGGGTGGTCCATAACACTGAAGCTGGCCTGTTCACACTTTTCTTTCCCATTCCCAGGAAAATGAGCGCACCAAAGACCTGATCGTGGAGCAGAAGTTTCATCGGACAATCATCGGccagaaaggagaaaaaatcaaAGAAGTTAGAGACAAGTTCCCAGAGGTAAAATAGAGCTTTCTCTCTTCTATTCATCATTTTAAGATCAGCTTTGATCTGTTTCTTGTTCAATTTGGCGAGCATTATCTCCTCTTCATTTAGGTCATCATCAATTTCCCTGACCCGGCACAGAAGAGTGACATTGTGCAGCTGAGAGGGCCGAAGAACGAGGTGGAGAAATGTGCAAAGTTCCTCCAGAAAATCATCGCTGATTTGGTACGATCAAAGTCTCATCTGTCTTGGCTTCTTTCTCAGTCTCCGTCACTCTGCAATctttttacagcagcttttcttttCTCATAGATCGAGAACAGCTTTTCGCTCTCAGTACCGATCTTTAAGCAGTTTCACAAAAACATCATCGGAAAAGGTGGTGCCAACATTAAAAAGGTGATGCTGAAAGTTTTGCACCATTAGTACaattatttaaatttagtttGCTTTATTTCCTGTGTTAAAGGAGCTAAAAGTAACAGAAGTTTTAATACCACCAGATCCGTGAAGAGACCAACACTAAGATCGACCTGCCGACAGAGAATAGCAACTCTGAGATGATCGTCATCACAGGCAAGAAGAGCAACTGTGAGGCAGCCAAAGATCGGATCCTCGCCATCCAGAGAGAACTCGTAAGAGACATTTCACATTGGACGTGTCCTAAACCACACACTTTCATTCGATTCATACTCAGTGTACGAATAGTAACCTACATCAGGTATGTGGCACAATCCTGATTCAAAGTTTGAAAGTTTGTGTTTGCCAGAATTCCCTCAGTTGTCTGCTTTCTTGAATTTTAAGTATGAAACAAGAGCACATGGGCTACACTAAACTGTCCCTCAGGACAACTGTGAGATGAGGTTCAAAGCTCTGCTAAAGTTTGCAAACAACTCACCAACATCTCTTTTAAGCTTCAGCCAAAAACCTTTGTTACATTTGTGTCCaattcatttttctgctctTGCTCAACCTTGATCACTGAAAGACAAGATCCAAGATATTTTTGGTTAAATTATAagttttgtatatttatttgaatatccagcagggatttAGCAAAAGACAGACTGATGTTTTGTATCTTAGTCTCTCCCTTGTTTTTCCCTTCAGGCCAACATCAAAGAGGCGGAGGTCACCATCCCCTCCAAGCTGCACAACTCCCTGATTGGCTCAAAGGGCTGCCTGGTGCGCTCCATCATGGAGGACTGTGGCGGCGTCCACATCCATTTCCCCTCTGAGGGCTCCGGCTCGGACAAGGTCACCATCAGAGGGCCTGCTGGAGAGGTGGAGAAGGCCAAgaaacagctgctgcagctcGCTGAGGAGAAGGTGGGGGAAGAGAAGTCTGAAGACTGTCCAAAAATGAGTCCGGCAAATATTGATATTAATGTCCTGatctttctttttgtcattttcagcaAGTAAACAATTTCACAGCCGAGCTCCAGGCCAAACCAGAGTACCACAAGTTCCTGATTGGCCGTGGAGGGGCAAATATTCGCCGTGTGCGGGACAGGACGGGGGCTCGTATAATTTTCCCGTCGCCAGATGACAGCGAGCAGGAGCTGATCACCATTGTTGGGAAGGAGGAAGCTGTTCGTCAGGCCCAGAAGGAGCTGGAAAGTCTGGTCAAAAACCTGGTAAGTATAGTTGAATTATTTTTTGAAGCTCTCCGTCCAttctgaaatacattttttaatcaaaataccATCCACTTTCAGAGCTGTTTATCTGATTTTAATACAGTTCATCTCAAATTAGATTGTTCATACTCCTTTTCACACTTCCAGGATGATGTAGTGGAGGACAGCATGGTTGTAGATATCCGCCACCACCGTCACTTTGTGTGTCGGAGAGGCCAGGTGCTTCGGGAGCTCGCTGAGGAGTATGGAGGGGTCGCTGTGAGCTTCCCTCGTACGGGAGCAAACAGCCAGCGAGTTACTCTGAAGGGAGCGAAGGACTGCGTGGAGGCAGCCAAGAAACGCATCCAGGAGATCATCGAGGACCTGGTAAGAGACTCCACGGAGGaaaatgtagtttatttttctcataaacTTGCTCATTGATCAGTTTTGGTACATTTAATTAGTTTAAATGTCACTGAATGCTGCCGATAGTAGCTGCATTTTTgttatgataataaaaaaactaaCCAGCATCAGAGCTCTACAGAGAGGGTGAGGATATAATCCTTTCTGACTTGATCTGTGCTTGTCATCAGTGCTGTTGTTACCCAGCGTTCCCCTCTTGCTCATAGGAGTCCCACGTAAGCGTGGAGGTGGCGATCCCTCAGCGCTACCACCGGGCCATCATGGGGCCCAAAGGCTGCCGCATCCAGCACATCACCCGGGAACATGAGGTCCAGATCAAGTTCCCTGAGAGGGACGACAGCGCTGCAggttagagaaaaaaaaacacacaagaagtGAAAGTTTTGATATCTGCTGTGACTTTATCTACACTTCAATTTTACTattatttaagatttttctGACCTAATAAAAATCAGTAATAGTAAATTtaattgtatgtattttttaagcCAAGTTTCTTCTCAGTCCTTTATCCCTGCTTAAATTACAGGTCAGGAGACTTCGTCCCAGGAAAACGGTGAAGTCAGTCCAGAAGCGGAGTTCATCCCACGAAAGTGTGACATCATCTCAATCGCTGGGCGTGCAGAGAAGTGTGAACTGGCAAAAGCAGCCCTGCTGGTAAGAAACATTTAATGTCACGTAAGCCCTGCTCACACTTGCACAAAGgaaaatttcctgaattttCTGAGGTGAGCTGCTTCAATTTTTCACCCTGAAGTTTCCCTGCCCCCTAGTTTTTCCCCTCACCTCACACACAAACTGCAGAACAACTTCCTGCTGTAAGGAATGCTGCTGTGAGAAATCAGTTCAGGAATATTCGGGGTAGATTACCTTgcacatttcttgaaaatttcaggtTGCATTTGTGAAAATGGCATTACAGTGAGTGCtgaagttttttaaaatcttgtgaTATTTTAATATTCCCTTTTATCAGGCATTGGTGCCGATAACGGAAGATGTTGAAGTTTCGTACGAGCTGCATCGCTACATCATTGGACAGAAGGGCAGTGGGATCAGGAAGATGATGGAGGAATATGAGGTTAGCTCTGTGCTGCCATCCTCTGGCTAAAAGACTTCTTCATACTTCGAAATATTCTATATAATTTGCCTTGTTTGGATATATTTCATTGGTTCTGTGGATGAAAAAGTAGAGCAAGTTTGGATTTCCTGGTATAACAGGGAAAAAATAATGGCAGCTTTTAATTCATTGTTTGGGTGTTGTGCAGGTGAACATCTGGGTGCCGCAGCCAGAGAAACAGCTTGATGTGATAAAGGTGACAGGCCTGGCGGCTAACGTAGAGCGAGCCAAACAGGGTCTGCTCGAGAGGGTCAAAGAACTGCAGGCTGAGCAGGAGGATAGGGTAAACAGGCTGAATTATATTTAGTCTTTTTGTTGATCCAGAAAGTGTTGTCCTACCCAGACAACCTtgattttttctgattaaatgaCTTAAATTGGAGAACATGTTGTGCTCTATGTCCCAAATTTAAACAGTTGATCAAAATGATTACACAGCTATGTTATTAGGATACACTGAAACAATATTTATAGCCTCTGCTGTTTCTACTTCAGGCTCTGCGCAGTTTTAAGGTCACCATGTCTGTAGATCCGAAGTTTCATCCCAAAATTATTGGACGAAAGGGAGCGGTTATCTCTCAGATCAGGAAGGACCACGATGTCAGCATCCAGTTCCCCGATAAAGGAGACGAGCAGCAGGcaagtgttttttgaaaatCTGTATCTTGTTTACTTCGCTTCAAATAGCATACCTTGAGCTGTTCCTACAACCTTTGCCCTTTTCTTACTGTTTACTTTATTCCAGGATCTGATCGTGATATCGGGGTATGAGCGTAATGTGGAGGAAGCGCGTCAGGCCATCCAGCAGCTGGTGGCCGAGCTGCAGGAGATGGTGAGCCAAGATGTTCACCTGGACCCGAGGACCCACGCACGCATCATTGGAGCTCGTGGCAAAGCTATTCGCAAACTAATGGAAGAGTTTAAGGTATGTTAATGCTAATGTTtaggaatgtttttaatggcCTGTAGTTTTACTTCCATTTATACCTCTTGTTGATTTGTGCAGGTGGACATCCGGTTCCCTCAGCCAGGCTCTGATGAGCCCGACAAAGTGACAGTTACAGGTCTTCCAGAGACTGTTGACAATGCGATTGACCACCTCCTCAACCTGGAGGAAGAATATGTGAGTTCACAAAGAtgtatttatgaagaaaaaacagaaaataagcgGAGAGAATTTCAAACAGAGTTTATTAAAGTAAAAGAGAatatgagtaaataaaaaatgcagtttttaaatgatgatttcatttattagggaaaaaacatcaaaacctacctggcccttcAATTTCTCTAGCtccacccaggcctgattactgccagacctgttgaatcaataaatcacttaaatagaacctgtttGACAACAGGAAGTAGCCTTAAAGATCTCAGagagcaacacatcatgccagtTTTGTAACAAGGTTACCTGACATCTGGTCAGGTTACAAAACCATTTTcaaggctttgagactccacCTAACCATGGTGAGAGACATTATTCACAAAGGCAGAAAACTGCACTGACatctcatccaggaggtcagaaaagaatccagaacaacaatctaaagacctgcaggacttacatgactcagttaaggtcagtgtgttcatgattcaacaataaggaggagactgggaaaaaaatggcatccatgggagagtttcaaggccaaaaccactgttgaccaaaaagaacacaaagacttttgggaaaatattatatggactgatgagacaaaacctgaacttttttaaaggtgttcatcctgttacatctggtgtaaaaataacagcatttcatcaaaagaacatcatccCATCAGTcaagcatggtggtggtagtgtgaagGTCTGGGGTTGCTTGCTGCTTTAGGAGTTGGACGACTTGCCGttattgatggaaccatgaattcagtaccagaaaatcctgaaggagaatgtccgaccATGAGTTCATGACCCCAAGACGATGATCCGAAACATAACAGCACCTCTGAGtgtcaaagtaaggagttaaATCTGAataagggtgcactcacactaggccatccgtaccatGCCTGGGCCCGCTTCAGCCTAAAGTCTGGaacgtttggccagtgtgagtgcaatcgttccGTGCTTGGGCGCAGCACGCTTCGCGGCCCCGGCATGGAAGGACAAGGTGGGCCTAGGCATGGCATGGGTGCAAATGGAGGGGCCCTACACAGGAATGTGACGAGAAGTTAGTTAACAACAAAAGGACCCGCTTCAAAGTGCAGAGagcacaccaggcagcagctgcatgccagagacagcaggatttctTCTATATAGATAGAGAGAGCTCTATATATTTTGTCTCACtttatttcaacaagttacaaagattttatcagagctgaagaattAACTTTGCGCAGCTCCATATGACCTTATTCTAATGGATCCCAGTTCAGTCC
This genomic stretch from Cheilinus undulatus linkage group 22, ASM1832078v1, whole genome shotgun sequence harbors:
- the hdlbpb gene encoding vigilin isoform X2, which encodes MSSVAVLTPESFAEHRSGLKDQEITGCVPEDEAYIPTYLEAFPPLPEKGAPGDKAGEPASAWGSKIRPIKASVITQVFHVPLEERRYKDNSQFGEGEEAKVCLDIMQRTGAHIELSLAKDQGLSIMVTGKLDSVMKARKEIVARLQTQASATVAIPKEHHRFVIGKNGEKLQELELKTATKIAIPRPDDPSANIRITGTKEGIEKARHEILLISAEQDKRAVERLSLEKAFHPFIAGAHNRLVQELSQETGARISIPPPSLPKDEIVITGEKEAVAMALSRIRAIYDDKKRKTTTISVEVKKSQHKYIIGPKGNTLQEILETTGVSVEMPPLDSGSETIILRGEPDKLGPALTQVYAKAKSVMVVEVTAPAWLHRFIIGKKGQNIGRITQQLPRVHIEFTDGEERISLEGPTEEVEQAQAQIQEIIKDLLVRMDYTEVIIDQRFHRHLIGKNGANINRIKEQYKVSVRIPQDSERSGLVRIEGDPKGVQLARRELIEMVQRMENERTKDLIVEQKFHRTIIGQKGEKIKEVRDKFPEVIINFPDPAQKSDIVQLRGPKNEVEKCAKFLQKIIADLIENSFSLSVPIFKQFHKNIIGKGGANIKKIREETNTKIDLPTENSNSEMIVITGKKSNCEAAKDRILAIQRELANIKEAEVTIPSKLHNSLIGSKGCLVRSIMEDCGGVHIHFPSEGSGSDKVTIRGPAGEVEKAKKQLLQLAEEKQVNNFTAELQAKPEYHKFLIGRGGANIRRVRDRTGARIIFPSPDDSEQELITIVGKEEAVRQAQKELESLVKNLDDVVEDSMVVDIRHHRHFVCRRGQVLRELAEEYGGVAVSFPRTGANSQRVTLKGAKDCVEAAKKRIQEIIEDLESHVSVEVAIPQRYHRAIMGPKGCRIQHITREHEVQIKFPERDDSAAGQETSSQENGEVSPEAEFIPRKCDIISIAGRAEKCELAKAALLALRSFKVTMSVDPKFHPKIIGRKGAVISQIRKDHDVSIQFPDKGDEQQDLIVISGYERNVEEARQAIQQLVAELQEMVSQDVHLDPRTHARIIGARGKAIRKLMEEFKVDIRFPQPGSDEPDKVTVTGLPETVDNAIDHLLNLEEEYMLSVTETETLAAYMKPPSRYGGGGGAGGLDDSSGGPAKGFVVRDAPWNAAGNKAPDMSSAEDFPTFGTGVAPKQASAWGPKKF
- the hdlbpb gene encoding vigilin isoform X1 — encoded protein: MSSVAVLTPESFAEHRSGLKDQEITGCVPEDEAYIPTYLEAFPPLPEKGAPGDKAGEPASAWGSKIRPIKASVITQVFHVPLEERRYKDNSQFGEGEEAKVCLDIMQRTGAHIELSLAKDQGLSIMVTGKLDSVMKARKEIVARLQTQASATVAIPKEHHRFVIGKNGEKLQELELKTATKIAIPRPDDPSANIRITGTKEGIEKARHEILLISAEQDKRAVERLSLEKAFHPFIAGAHNRLVQELSQETGARISIPPPSLPKDEIVITGEKEAVAMALSRIRAIYDDKKRKTTTISVEVKKSQHKYIIGPKGNTLQEILETTGVSVEMPPLDSGSETIILRGEPDKLGPALTQVYAKAKSVMVVEVTAPAWLHRFIIGKKGQNIGRITQQLPRVHIEFTDGEERISLEGPTEEVEQAQAQIQEIIKDLLVRMDYTEVIIDQRFHRHLIGKNGANINRIKEQYKVSVRIPQDSERSGLVRIEGDPKGVQLARRELIEMVQRMENERTKDLIVEQKFHRTIIGQKGEKIKEVRDKFPEVIINFPDPAQKSDIVQLRGPKNEVEKCAKFLQKIIADLIENSFSLSVPIFKQFHKNIIGKGGANIKKIREETNTKIDLPTENSNSEMIVITGKKSNCEAAKDRILAIQRELANIKEAEVTIPSKLHNSLIGSKGCLVRSIMEDCGGVHIHFPSEGSGSDKVTIRGPAGEVEKAKKQLLQLAEEKQVNNFTAELQAKPEYHKFLIGRGGANIRRVRDRTGARIIFPSPDDSEQELITIVGKEEAVRQAQKELESLVKNLDDVVEDSMVVDIRHHRHFVCRRGQVLRELAEEYGGVAVSFPRTGANSQRVTLKGAKDCVEAAKKRIQEIIEDLESHVSVEVAIPQRYHRAIMGPKGCRIQHITREHEVQIKFPERDDSAAGQETSSQENGEVSPEAEFIPRKCDIISIAGRAEKCELAKAALLALVPITEDVEVSYELHRYIIGQKGSGIRKMMEEYEVNIWVPQPEKQLDVIKVTGLAANVERAKQGLLERVKELQAEQEDRALRSFKVTMSVDPKFHPKIIGRKGAVISQIRKDHDVSIQFPDKGDEQQDLIVISGYERNVEEARQAIQQLVAELQEMVSQDVHLDPRTHARIIGARGKAIRKLMEEFKVDIRFPQPGSDEPDKVTVTGLPETVDNAIDHLLNLEEEYMLSVTETETLAAYMKPPSRYGGGGGAGGLDDSSGGPAKGFVVRDAPWNAAGNKAPDMSSAEDFPTFGTGVAPKQASAWGPKKF